From a single Leptospira levettii genomic region:
- a CDS encoding malate:quinone oxidoreductase has protein sequence MKEKDTIRTKSDVILIGAGIMSATLGVLLKELNPHLTITVLERLDAAARESSNAWNNAGTGHSAFCELNYTVENEDGSIQTKKALQIAESYEISKEFWAYLAGIKQIIDPEDFIHSVPHFSFVWGDENVRFLEKRFNALKQYELFNGLIYTEDRETISEWLPLVMKGRDPDEKVAATRMDLGTDVNFGTLTRAMFRYLETFSDVHVHYFEDVKDLERSENGNWHLTSHNLQTHEKEHHEAKFVFIGAGGGSLPLLEKSDIPEASGFGGFPVSGQWLRCKNKNIIKEHFAKVYGKANVGSPPMSVPHLDTRIIEGKKELLFGPYAGFTTKFLKKGSYLDLVKSLELDNIFPMLSAGMHNLPLTKYLISQALQSHEDRIEALKEYFPEVNSEDWELVVAGQRVQVIKKDEEEGGVLEFGTEVVSAKDGSLAALLGASPGASTSVSIMLEVLSDCFPNEMKSKDWRDKLKTMIPSFGESMKENPELCSFSRKRTEELLGLKTLVT, from the coding sequence ATGAAAGAAAAAGATACAATTCGAACCAAGTCAGATGTGATTCTCATCGGAGCGGGAATCATGAGTGCTACATTAGGAGTTCTATTAAAAGAATTAAACCCCCACCTAACGATCACAGTTTTAGAGAGACTTGATGCTGCGGCACGCGAAAGTTCCAACGCTTGGAACAATGCAGGCACAGGACACTCAGCTTTTTGTGAATTAAATTATACAGTTGAAAATGAAGATGGCTCCATTCAGACCAAAAAAGCCCTTCAAATCGCTGAATCTTACGAAATTTCGAAGGAATTTTGGGCCTACCTTGCAGGTATCAAACAAATCATTGATCCAGAGGATTTTATCCATTCGGTCCCTCATTTTAGTTTTGTTTGGGGTGATGAAAATGTTCGTTTTTTAGAGAAACGATTTAACGCACTCAAACAATATGAATTGTTTAATGGACTGATCTACACAGAAGACAGAGAAACAATTTCAGAGTGGCTCCCCCTAGTCATGAAGGGTCGTGATCCAGATGAAAAAGTAGCAGCAACACGAATGGACTTAGGAACTGATGTCAATTTTGGAACCTTAACACGTGCTATGTTTCGTTACCTAGAAACGTTTTCGGATGTTCATGTTCACTATTTTGAAGATGTCAAAGACTTGGAAAGAAGTGAAAACGGAAATTGGCACCTAACATCTCATAATTTACAAACTCATGAAAAAGAACACCATGAAGCAAAATTTGTCTTTATAGGTGCGGGTGGCGGAAGTTTACCTCTATTAGAAAAATCTGATATTCCTGAGGCATCTGGTTTTGGAGGATTTCCAGTCAGTGGTCAATGGTTACGATGTAAAAACAAAAACATCATTAAAGAACATTTTGCAAAGGTTTATGGAAAGGCAAATGTTGGATCACCTCCAATGTCTGTTCCTCATTTGGATACACGAATCATTGAAGGGAAAAAAGAATTGTTATTTGGACCTTACGCTGGTTTTACGACAAAATTTCTCAAAAAAGGTTCTTATTTGGATTTAGTAAAATCTTTGGAATTAGATAATATTTTCCCTATGTTATCTGCAGGGATGCACAACCTTCCTTTAACAAAGTATCTGATTAGCCAAGCCCTACAATCTCACGAAGATCGAATTGAAGCATTAAAAGAATATTTCCCTGAAGTGAATTCTGAAGACTGGGAACTCGTTGTCGCAGGGCAAAGGGTTCAAGTCATCAAAAAAGATGAAGAGGAAGGTGGAGTATTAGAATTTGGAACAGAAGTTGTATCAGCAAAGGATGGATCCCTTGCTGCATTACTCGGAGCAAGCCCGGGTGCATCAACTTCCGTTTCCATCATGTTGGAAGTTTTATCAGATTGTTTCCCCAATGAAATGAAATCTAAAGATTGGAGAGACAAATTAAAAACCATGATTCCAAGTTTTGGTGAATCAATGAAAGAAAATCCAGAACTCTGCTCGTTTAGTCGAAAAAGAACAGAGGAATTATTAGGATTAAAAACCTTGGTTACTTAA
- a CDS encoding sigma-70 family RNA polymerase sigma factor yields the protein MENLQSFLEWKPYLFSIAYRITGSYADSEDILQESYLRWLSANHIKVENPKAYLGSIVARLAFDLLKKASRKRETYIGPYLPEPIPELTSDIDDEKINFAFLVLLETLNPFERAVFLLRESFGFEFELISKIIGKSPEYTRKILSRAKQALKERRKKFDPDPKHQEKLLLEFSLACIKQDTKSLSQLLKEDVVAYSDGGGKVHAARIPIPGIIRVITFLKQTIKKVSDSSMVYFGYANGSPVTIGYGKDGFPNFVQFILIEGNQISEILTITNPDKLKGFQNKDLLRKLGYIRKPNYFLLTFLWIKIKIFGIGK from the coding sequence TTGGAAAATCTACAATCCTTTTTAGAATGGAAACCTTATTTGTTTTCAATTGCTTATCGAATCACTGGAAGTTATGCAGATTCTGAAGATATTTTACAAGAGAGTTACCTTAGGTGGCTCTCAGCAAATCATATTAAGGTAGAAAATCCGAAAGCCTATTTAGGAAGTATCGTAGCAAGGCTTGCTTTTGATTTATTAAAAAAGGCTTCCCGAAAAAGAGAAACCTATATTGGTCCTTATTTACCAGAACCAATTCCTGAACTTACGTCCGATATCGATGATGAAAAAATAAATTTTGCATTTTTAGTGTTGCTGGAAACATTAAACCCATTTGAACGTGCAGTTTTTTTATTACGTGAATCGTTTGGTTTTGAGTTTGAATTAATCTCAAAAATTATTGGAAAATCCCCAGAATACACAAGAAAAATTCTTAGCAGAGCAAAACAGGCATTAAAAGAACGAAGAAAAAAATTTGATCCAGATCCCAAACACCAAGAAAAACTTTTATTGGAATTTAGTTTGGCATGTATCAAACAAGATACAAAGTCCCTTTCCCAATTACTAAAAGAAGATGTGGTTGCCTATTCAGATGGTGGTGGAAAAGTACATGCAGCAAGAATTCCGATTCCTGGAATCATCCGAGTCATAACGTTCTTAAAACAAACAATCAAAAAGGTGAGTGATTCATCAATGGTTTACTTCGGTTATGCGAATGGTAGTCCAGTCACCATTGGTTATGGGAAGGATGGATTTCCCAATTTTGTACAATTCATTTTGATTGAGGGGAACCAAATCAGTGAAATTTTAACAATAACCAATCCTGACAAATTGAAAGGGTTTCAAAACAAAGACCTATTAAGAAAATTAGGATATATACGAAAACCTAACTATTTCTTACTCACCTTTTTATGGATCAAAATTAAAATCTTCGGGATTGGAAAATAG
- a CDS encoding NAD(P)/FAD-dependent oxidoreductase translates to MKTKVLILGAGYAGILCANRLQKQNKDIEVVLISNSEFFHERIRFHELASRRNEKKMKVQDLIRKKIQFTIGKITKISPNSNEVDVKTNFGPIVYNYDYLVVSIGSQNTKTQLDGENSIQSKESLESFLKSKSPKGIGHLCILGGGLTGIEFASEWKEKYPKTNVTIVDQNLFAKSFSKLGRNYIKNKFESLGIGVIESKGIEKIEKNKIRFLDQTELHYDTLMNCTGFQVHDLLTKSGFKTNDSNQVYVDPFLRSKQYDNVYVAGDAAKLEPSHLRMGCVTALPMGAYVADTISNVLHNRNLSPFEFHFFGRCVSLGRNDGLIQWTNFDDSPKEKIIKGTLGALIKECVNRFTLISLRLEKYLPFRFYFWPQGNPQNNPIGFEEKLIQRGET, encoded by the coding sequence ATGAAAACAAAGGTTTTGATTTTAGGTGCAGGTTATGCGGGCATACTCTGCGCCAATCGTTTGCAAAAACAAAATAAGGATATAGAAGTAGTACTCATTTCCAATTCTGAGTTCTTCCACGAAAGGATTCGTTTCCACGAACTGGCGTCTCGGAGAAATGAGAAAAAAATGAAAGTACAAGATCTCATTCGAAAAAAGATCCAGTTTACAATTGGTAAAATCACAAAGATTTCACCTAATTCCAATGAAGTGGACGTAAAAACAAATTTTGGACCAATTGTTTACAATTATGACTATTTGGTAGTCTCTATTGGAAGCCAAAATACGAAAACCCAGTTAGATGGTGAAAATTCAATCCAATCCAAAGAATCATTGGAATCATTTTTAAAATCAAAATCTCCTAAAGGTATAGGACATTTATGCATATTAGGTGGTGGTCTAACAGGCATTGAATTTGCTTCGGAATGGAAAGAAAAATATCCAAAAACTAATGTTACCATTGTGGATCAAAATCTATTTGCAAAATCCTTTTCTAAACTTGGAAGGAATTATATCAAAAATAAATTTGAGTCCTTAGGAATTGGAGTGATCGAATCGAAGGGAATTGAAAAAATTGAGAAAAATAAAATTCGATTCCTAGACCAAACAGAGTTACATTACGATACACTGATGAACTGTACAGGCTTTCAGGTTCATGATTTACTGACAAAATCTGGTTTTAAAACAAATGACTCCAACCAAGTTTATGTTGATCCTTTTTTACGATCCAAACAATACGATAATGTATATGTTGCTGGAGATGCGGCGAAGTTAGAACCTTCGCATTTGCGGATGGGTTGTGTTACTGCATTACCGATGGGAGCTTATGTAGCTGATACCATTTCCAATGTACTCCACAATCGAAACCTTTCTCCTTTTGAATTTCATTTTTTTGGACGTTGTGTTTCTCTAGGCAGAAACGATGGTCTCATCCAATGGACAAACTTCGATGATTCTCCAAAAGAAAAAATAATCAAAGGAACGTTAGGAGCATTGATCAAAGAATGTGTGAATCGTTTTACACTGATATCATTAAGGTTGGAAAAATACCTACCATTTCGATTTTATTTCTGGCCACAAGGGAATCCACAAAACAATCCAATTGGGTTTGAGGAAAAATTGATACAACGGGGAGAAACTTAA
- a CDS encoding methyl-accepting chemotaxis protein, whose translation MTENRLIRKLSIAIEAPLYLLIFPYFINFCLFASGFDTDTLIQLALLGTLLSLVPLVVGITLRTRRLKHLLGYSHLTDVEAISKLKKGLLEHPRWEGRVILIRWTISIFGFSFMAVTVLGLPWNEIFALPYACVMLVPIIYLAFYFQSEVYLSGVLRNKSLADVPLDESKVRVFGVFQRNLCTVLAVAILPMLTFGYYLFLILATNFRSPYWFYQLPIVFVMMLVIMVYAAYVGSKSLKEDIGNLNHSIETLSKGELSESIPQLSATNLSHTIVKLNLFMDSLRVYFQTAKKEAVTLSDTSKTILNKGIEIDSQVVSEKNKIDSTFTSVQQIQNLSKATYERVLSQKDKTNFLANELTRVTQEMTNLAIKAEELVINTNHSIGTVKVSGDAIQSAYEKVELMNQMSENIKSAISIVEDISDRVNLLSLNASIEAARAGSMGRGFAVVASEVSRLADETAKNIEEIKRVVKLSQVASKESLESMKEIISTNNDVKSKFEEISQVAQLFGHTSETSSENVKSLKELVGEFQMDAEKITSEMELQTIYTETSNSNLQELWENHSQISTTFGEISEEANRLQLVSESMEKIVSRFRF comes from the coding sequence ATGACAGAGAATCGTTTGATTAGGAAATTATCTATTGCCATTGAAGCTCCTTTATACCTCTTAATCTTTCCATATTTTATCAATTTTTGTTTATTCGCCTCTGGTTTTGACACAGATACACTCATCCAACTTGCTTTACTTGGAACTTTATTGTCACTTGTTCCTTTGGTAGTAGGGATCACTTTACGCACTCGACGTTTAAAACATTTACTTGGTTATTCTCACCTAACAGATGTAGAAGCGATCTCAAAATTGAAAAAAGGATTATTGGAACACCCACGTTGGGAAGGTAGGGTGATCCTAATCCGTTGGACAATTTCTATTTTCGGATTTTCATTTATGGCAGTCACAGTACTAGGTTTACCATGGAATGAAATATTTGCACTTCCATACGCCTGCGTGATGTTAGTTCCTATTATATATTTAGCTTTCTACTTCCAATCAGAAGTATATTTAAGTGGAGTTTTACGTAACAAATCCCTTGCAGATGTTCCATTAGATGAATCCAAAGTACGTGTTTTTGGTGTATTCCAAAGAAATTTGTGTACAGTTTTGGCAGTTGCAATATTACCGATGTTAACATTTGGATACTATTTGTTTTTAATTTTAGCAACAAACTTTCGATCCCCTTATTGGTTTTATCAATTGCCGATTGTATTTGTGATGATGCTTGTGATTATGGTGTATGCTGCTTATGTAGGTAGTAAATCATTAAAAGAAGACATCGGGAACCTCAATCATTCCATTGAAACTTTATCTAAAGGAGAACTTTCGGAATCGATCCCGCAACTTTCGGCGACAAACTTAAGTCATACAATTGTAAAACTTAATTTGTTTATGGATTCGTTACGTGTCTATTTTCAAACTGCAAAAAAAGAAGCAGTCACACTCTCCGATACTTCCAAAACGATTCTGAACAAAGGTATTGAGATCGATTCACAAGTTGTCTCTGAAAAAAATAAAATTGATTCAACATTTACTTCCGTGCAACAAATCCAAAACTTATCAAAAGCCACTTATGAACGTGTGTTATCTCAAAAAGACAAAACTAATTTTTTGGCAAATGAATTAACTCGTGTGACACAAGAGATGACAAATCTCGCAATAAAAGCGGAAGAACTAGTAATCAATACAAATCACTCGATTGGCACTGTGAAGGTTTCAGGAGACGCCATTCAATCTGCATATGAAAAAGTGGAACTCATGAACCAAATGAGTGAAAATATTAAATCTGCCATCTCTATTGTCGAAGATATCTCGGATCGAGTGAATTTACTCTCTCTCAATGCATCCATTGAAGCAGCAAGAGCTGGATCCATGGGACGTGGTTTTGCAGTGGTTGCCAGTGAAGTATCACGACTTGCCGATGAAACAGCTAAAAACATAGAAGAGATCAAACGTGTTGTAAAATTATCTCAGGTTGCATCCAAAGAAAGTTTGGAATCCATGAAAGAGATTATCTCCACAAATAATGATGTTAAATCCAAATTTGAAGAAATCTCCCAAGTAGCTCAACTCTTTGGGCACACAAGTGAAACAAGTTCGGAAAATGTGAAGTCACTGAAAGAGCTGGTTGGAGAATTCCAAATGGATGCCGAAAAGATCACAAGTGAAATGGAGTTACAAACCATATACACAGAAACATCCAATTCCAACTTACAGGAGTTATGGGAAAATCATTCTCAGATTTCAACTACCTTCGGTGAAATTTCCGAGGAGGCAAATCGTTTGCAATTGGTTTCTGAGTCCATGGAAAAAATCGTTTCTCGGTTTCGATTTTGA
- a CDS encoding OmpA family protein produces MQKWKQKLVFWAILIFSFYPVTFVWGQGFDKGNLIFYGMGIGGFGNNSGSIQKGVFNYNFPGYLALNTVSTDITSRYLSYTFYTGFTEDRTRLSSKGGELGVEYGIFKYFGIGLSATNQVISSANFRTVDSRVVTGSALFSGSVSNQLDLLNAGDLAQLILQKKRDFYNALTADVNLFFHMNPNSAFDPYVKIGAGYGSENLYGGTVNRVFGGLGVRYHITDRFFLSTEVEHANTYIVNYKAPNSGYSNKGNYEETAGKFGFGINFSLSKKDTYPQEETPKRVIDSIPNDDQLKTASIPNESKLERFVFFASEIFDLPSSRIHLEGRARLDAIARSLENEFKEYDILIITYTSPYKEDLPGNFENYDLGFERAQAISRVLREKGVSPRRIIDSTQGSAMYTVESKEKVVIELRKKVK; encoded by the coding sequence ATGCAGAAATGGAAACAAAAACTTGTTTTTTGGGCAATTTTGATTTTTTCCTTTTATCCAGTTACTTTCGTATGGGGCCAAGGATTTGATAAAGGAAATCTGATCTTTTATGGAATGGGAATTGGTGGTTTTGGTAACAATTCTGGATCTATACAAAAAGGAGTTTTTAATTATAATTTTCCTGGTTATCTTGCACTCAATACAGTTTCTACAGATATAACCTCACGTTATCTTAGTTATACGTTCTATACTGGATTTACTGAAGATAGAACAAGGCTTTCTAGTAAAGGCGGAGAACTTGGGGTTGAGTATGGAATTTTTAAATATTTTGGGATTGGTCTTTCTGCTACAAACCAAGTGATTTCCTCTGCTAATTTTCGCACTGTGGACTCGAGAGTAGTCACTGGATCTGCTTTGTTTAGCGGATCAGTTTCGAATCAACTCGATTTACTAAACGCAGGTGATTTGGCTCAATTGATTTTACAAAAAAAACGAGATTTCTATAATGCGTTAACTGCTGATGTAAATTTATTTTTTCATATGAATCCAAACAGTGCCTTTGATCCGTATGTAAAGATTGGAGCAGGTTACGGATCTGAAAATTTATATGGTGGAACCGTGAATCGAGTTTTTGGTGGTCTTGGAGTCCGGTATCATATCACCGATCGATTTTTTCTTAGCACCGAAGTAGAACATGCAAATACATATATAGTCAATTATAAGGCACCAAACTCTGGTTATAGCAACAAGGGTAATTACGAAGAAACAGCTGGAAAGTTTGGATTTGGAATCAACTTTTCATTATCAAAAAAGGATACGTATCCTCAGGAAGAAACTCCCAAACGAGTGATTGATTCCATCCCTAACGATGACCAATTGAAAACAGCAAGTATACCCAATGAATCGAAACTCGAACGTTTTGTGTTCTTTGCAAGTGAGATCTTCGATTTACCATCAAGCCGCATCCATTTGGAAGGTCGAGCGAGGTTAGATGCGATTGCGAGAAGTTTAGAAAACGAATTTAAAGAATATGATATTCTCATCATTACTTATACATCGCCTTACAAAGAGGACTTACCAGGTAACTTTGAAAATTATGATTTGGGATTTGAAAGAGCCCAGGCTATCTCTCGTGTCCTTCGAGAAAAAGGTGTGAGCCCTCGTAGGATCATCGACTCCACACAAGGATCAGCCATGTACACTGTGGAGTCGAAGGAAAAAGTTGTGATCGAACTTAGGAAAAAAGTTAAGTAA
- a CDS encoding metallophosphoesterase yields MKAFFVFLSVLTSLLGFIYYYSTFRLISGLSLNGPIVTMILFGIGALVILVPLTYAFSRMSKREKTQTFFAYVTFTNFGFFSILFTLVLFMDLLRLFDIGIVSDYSRLLFSTLLHFGFPIDGVTEVKNFSLAFSTIVVATALSSLGFYNAHVRLTTKHVKIPVKNLHPDLHQFKIVQISDVHIGPTIKEKFLRRVVGKINAQTPDVVVITGDLVDGPAVTLKHHLKPLADIQSKFGTYYVTGNHEYYSGVLSWLPEIESLGIRVLLNENQTIPVGNAKLLMAGVTDLTAGSMIKSHQTNPKRAMAGGENSDFKILLAHQPNSVYDANKVGFHLQISGHTHGGQFFPGNILIYFAQKFVAGLHRYKDTQIYVSRGTGYWGPPFRLGAPSEISVLELQSTV; encoded by the coding sequence TTGAAAGCGTTCTTTGTATTTTTGTCAGTATTAACATCCTTACTTGGATTTATCTATTATTATTCTACCTTTCGTTTAATCTCAGGACTTTCACTGAATGGTCCCATCGTCACTATGATTCTTTTCGGAATTGGAGCTCTGGTTATCCTTGTTCCCTTAACTTACGCCTTTAGTCGCATGTCTAAACGGGAAAAAACCCAGACTTTTTTTGCCTATGTCACTTTCACCAATTTTGGATTTTTTTCGATCCTTTTCACCTTGGTTCTCTTCATGGACCTTCTACGACTATTTGATATTGGGATAGTTTCTGATTATTCAAGACTTTTGTTTTCAACCTTACTTCATTTCGGATTTCCGATTGATGGAGTGACAGAGGTAAAAAATTTTAGTTTGGCATTTTCAACCATTGTTGTTGCGACGGCACTGAGTTCCCTTGGGTTTTACAATGCACATGTTCGATTAACTACCAAACATGTTAAAATTCCAGTTAAGAATTTACATCCTGACCTCCATCAATTTAAAATCGTACAAATTTCGGATGTTCACATCGGACCTACAATTAAAGAAAAATTCCTACGTAGAGTGGTTGGAAAAATCAATGCACAAACTCCTGATGTAGTTGTCATCACTGGAGATTTAGTAGATGGTCCCGCAGTGACACTCAAACACCACTTAAAACCTTTAGCCGATATCCAATCGAAATTTGGAACCTATTATGTAACCGGAAATCACGAATATTATTCTGGAGTTTTATCCTGGTTACCAGAGATAGAATCTTTAGGAATTCGAGTTTTACTCAATGAGAACCAAACCATCCCGGTAGGGAATGCTAAATTATTAATGGCAGGTGTTACCGATTTAACTGCAGGATCTATGATTAAATCCCACCAAACAAATCCCAAACGAGCCATGGCTGGTGGGGAAAATTCGGATTTTAAAATCCTTTTGGCTCACCAACCGAATAGCGTGTACGATGCAAACAAAGTAGGTTTTCATTTACAAATCTCTGGCCATACACATGGAGGGCAATTTTTCCCTGGTAACATTCTCATTTATTTTGCTCAAAAATTTGTAGCTGGACTCCATCGTTATAAGGATACACAAATTTATGTAAGCCGAGGTACAGGTTATTGGGGGCCTCCGTTTCGTTTGGGAGCACCCTCCGAGATTTCGGTCTTGGAATTACAATCTACTGTTTGA
- a CDS encoding S8 family serine peptidase: protein MRPINHNRKLFLLTSLIFTLAFVLSCEKKQTNKGNLLTSLFYSPPPTNSLDPITDPIREGGEIQANIVVEKIKSGEYQINPGGPQEGKLGIQGSYTNLPSADFIYRDGAPNIGKVIPNQIKIQIKKIIVTSEDGLELETNFNSTLVDIISFGMNAPGIASISNIPSGKYKSIKFVLDANHGNVWINEESFGFHLTNSTQIEMEGNFEVITGITTNIKLNFDLSLLQYNYSVNSFTLPSQIVTITKTSFELPFTPGILILKLTKSIENIDSKKVGIQEIDAILEKYSLLSILPFVADDTNVDKETAKLIGLDRTYFLLFEAKVDLLQVNFALTNKPGIEWVITNTKTETSAVPDDPEANTGCFFCTKYQIAYLTAINAYNGWNISTGSPAVKIAVIDSGIDDTHPDLVGKIIQNRSFEPATCYHWGIFPYECVTHSAMSRPLFNGKFGWNHGTHVAGTIGASTNNGIGIAGITWSNPIIAINVFYPGIMNDPISSDRLIAYGILDAINAGAKVINMSLGAEGYEYCQWGCLVRIHTSALTRDAVRYGEAKRVVMVASSGNKGRRISPFPGTSQERGSFPASFNEVISVGNLDASNSYSFRYPDSNYGKVDIVAPGSFILSTSTNNQYIFMTGTSMAAPMVSGLAALILSVDPNYHPKDVLKAMCNQATPLTQTGNPMIDREYFGCGRINIGATLAALVPAPLRPNIVSYCGAVDQVACPAGRWFLPWEFQFVATGGTPPFQWTYEDGGLPTNSWLDPNTGRLVGGATWWFGPGWTFMLRVTDSAGQSDIRSFYFASGL from the coding sequence ATGCGGCCAATAAATCACAATCGAAAATTATTTTTATTAACTTCTTTAATCTTCACACTTGCTTTTGTATTGAGTTGTGAAAAAAAACAGACGAACAAAGGTAACCTACTTACATCTCTTTTTTATTCTCCCCCTCCGACAAATTCTTTAGATCCGATAACAGATCCTATTCGGGAAGGTGGAGAGATCCAAGCAAATATAGTTGTAGAAAAAATTAAATCTGGCGAGTACCAAATTAATCCTGGAGGTCCGCAAGAAGGAAAGTTAGGAATTCAGGGATCTTACACAAATTTACCAAGCGCGGATTTTATCTATCGTGATGGTGCCCCTAACATTGGGAAAGTAATACCGAATCAAATCAAGATTCAGATTAAAAAAATTATAGTAACCTCTGAAGACGGGCTTGAATTGGAAACAAATTTCAATTCCACTCTCGTTGACATTATTTCTTTTGGAATGAATGCACCTGGTATAGCGTCAATTTCAAATATTCCAAGTGGAAAGTATAAATCTATCAAGTTCGTTCTAGATGCTAATCACGGGAATGTATGGATCAATGAAGAATCATTTGGATTTCATCTTACAAATTCTACACAAATTGAAATGGAAGGCAATTTCGAAGTAATTACTGGTATCACCACAAATATTAAACTAAACTTCGATTTATCTCTATTGCAATACAATTACTCAGTGAATTCTTTTACACTGCCAAGTCAAATCGTCACTATAACCAAAACATCCTTTGAGTTACCTTTCACGCCCGGAATTCTCATATTAAAACTAACAAAATCAATTGAAAACATTGATTCCAAAAAAGTGGGAATTCAAGAAATTGATGCTATATTAGAAAAATATTCTTTGTTGTCCATCTTACCTTTTGTTGCGGATGACACAAATGTAGATAAAGAAACTGCAAAATTAATTGGACTCGATCGGACATATTTCCTTTTGTTTGAAGCAAAGGTAGACCTACTCCAAGTAAACTTTGCTCTCACAAATAAGCCAGGTATTGAATGGGTAATAACAAATACAAAAACCGAAACATCTGCAGTTCCAGACGATCCCGAGGCCAATACAGGTTGTTTTTTCTGTACAAAATATCAGATAGCATATTTAACAGCAATTAATGCTTATAATGGATGGAACATATCAACTGGTTCACCTGCTGTAAAAATTGCTGTTATTGATTCGGGAATTGATGATACACATCCTGATTTGGTAGGAAAAATTATACAAAATAGATCTTTTGAACCAGCAACTTGCTACCATTGGGGCATATTCCCTTACGAATGTGTCACACACTCAGCTATGTCTAGACCCTTATTCAATGGAAAATTTGGATGGAATCATGGAACCCATGTGGCAGGTACAATTGGAGCTTCCACTAATAACGGTATTGGAATTGCAGGGATTACTTGGTCAAACCCCATTATCGCAATCAATGTGTTTTATCCCGGTATAATGAATGATCCAATTTCTAGTGATCGTCTAATCGCTTATGGAATACTAGATGCTATAAATGCCGGAGCAAAAGTTATTAATATGAGTTTAGGTGCTGAAGGTTATGAATATTGCCAATGGGGATGTTTAGTAAGAATTCACACTTCTGCTTTGACCAGAGATGCCGTTCGTTATGGGGAAGCGAAACGAGTCGTAATGGTTGCTTCTTCCGGAAATAAAGGCAGAAGGATTTCACCTTTCCCAGGTACATCACAAGAACGTGGTTCATTTCCTGCTTCATTTAATGAGGTTATTTCTGTTGGGAACTTAGATGCCTCGAATTCATATAGTTTTAGGTATCCAGATTCAAATTACGGGAAGGTGGATATTGTTGCACCAGGTAGTTTTATTTTGTCTACATCGACAAATAATCAATATATTTTTATGACTGGAACTTCTATGGCAGCTCCCATGGTTTCTGGGCTTGCTGCATTAATACTTTCCGTTGATCCCAATTACCATCCAAAAGATGTATTAAAAGCTATGTGCAATCAAGCCACACCACTCACTCAAACTGGAAATCCAATGATCGACAGGGAATACTTTGGTTGCGGACGGATCAATATTGGCGCAACACTTGCAGCATTAGTTCCTGCTCCGCTTAGACCAAACATTGTATCATATTGTGGTGCCGTCGATCAAGTCGCATGTCCAGCTGGTCGTTGGTTTTTACCTTGGGAATTTCAATTTGTTGCAACAGGAGGTACTCCTCCATTTCAATGGACCTATGAAGATGGGGGATTACCAACAAATTCATGGTTAGATCCCAATACAGGACGTCTGGTTGGTGGAGCCACGTGGTGGTTTGGTCCTGGTTGGACTTTCATGCTAAGAGTTACTGATTCTGCTGGCCAAAGTGATATTCGCAGTTTTTACTTTGCGTCGGGATTATAA